A single region of the Enterococcus mundtii genome encodes:
- a CDS encoding AbrB/MazE/SpoVT family DNA-binding domain-containing protein: protein MDKKVQVSAKMTSKNQITVPKSVRQTLGLKENQKVIFEFTPEDELKGTSEKTIMAYEDFWNNELVVMEEHASDDTEIVDFGEDVGEEKIEW from the coding sequence ATGGATAAAAAAGTGCAAGTCTCAGCTAAAATGACATCTAAAAATCAAATCACTGTCCCTAAGAGTGTGCGTCAAACATTAGGCTTGAAAGAGAATCAGAAAGTTATTTTTGAATTCACGCCTGAAGATGAACTTAAAGGGACTAGTGAAAAAACAATTATGGCTTATGAAGACTTTTGGAACAATGAGTTGGTTGTGATGGAAGAACATGCGAGTGATGATACAGAAATCGTTGATTTTGGAGAGGATGTAGGCGAGGAGAAAATCGAATGGTAA
- a CDS encoding type II toxin-antitoxin system PemK/MazF family toxin has product MSNDNYNKIFNAVLVMPISSATKYLQEKYQRSGAFQTIFDTAMYTIKGTILCQDIRSID; this is encoded by the coding sequence ATTAGCAATGACAACTATAACAAGATTTTCAATGCCGTTTTAGTCATGCCAATCAGTAGTGCAACAAAATATTTACAGGAAAAATATCAACGCTCAGGTGCATTTCAAACAATTTTTGATACAGCGATGTATACAATCAAAGGAACGATATTATGTCAAGATATCCGAAGCATCGATTGA